One Verrucomicrobiota bacterium genomic region harbors:
- a CDS encoding toxin-antitoxin system HicB family antitoxin — MSTLTIQIPDSLARKLRECAAKEGVTVDQLLSSAAAEKLSALMTVEHLRERARRAKREDFVAFLDASPDVPPLPGDEL, encoded by the coding sequence ATGAGTACGTTGACCATCCAGATACCCGACAGCCTGGCGCGGAAGCTTCGTGAATGCGCGGCCAAGGAGGGCGTGACCGTGGATCAGTTGCTCTCCTCGGCGGCGGCGGAAAAGCTAAGCGCATTGATGACCGTTGAACATCTCCGCGAGCGTGCGCGGCGTGCCAAGCGTGAGGATTTTGTTGCATTTCTGGACGCCTCGCCTGACGTCCCGCCGCTGCCCGGCGATGAGTTGTGA